From Streptomyces sp. TLI_053, a single genomic window includes:
- a CDS encoding sensor histidine kinase, which produces MTGRAAQWRARATGLDPRVVDGLLAAVSAAVSLWSVSQDETARPWWVYLLALGTSLPLPWRRRAPVTVLVLSGGLSAVLSVLAHSAMPQLPLYAVIALYTVADRAGERQRWTVLAVTVVANVVGTHSPNGALFSLLTSVGAFVFGCLVRELRRLAAVEAERAREAGRRAASDAARAVVEERARIAREMHDILAHAVSLMVIQAEAGPLVVRSDPDRAVKTFDTIADAGRDAMGQLRRVLGVLKEDGAVPELAPQPRLAELPVLAERVRRAGVVVELELDERVGPLPAGVEAAGYRIVQEALTNTVKHAEAGRIGIRVVREGAELVVLVSDNGRGVRADREPGVFSGGRGLVGIRERAAACGGRAEAGPGPGGRGFLVSARLPLGGGEVVGA; this is translated from the coding sequence ATGACCGGACGGGCGGCACAGTGGCGGGCGCGGGCGACCGGGCTCGACCCGCGCGTGGTGGACGGGCTGCTGGCGGCGGTGTCGGCGGCGGTCTCGCTGTGGTCGGTGTCCCAGGACGAGACCGCCCGGCCGTGGTGGGTCTACCTGCTGGCGCTGGGGACGTCCCTGCCGCTGCCCTGGCGGCGGCGGGCGCCGGTCACCGTCCTGGTGCTCAGCGGCGGGCTGTCGGCGGTGCTCTCGGTGCTCGCCCACTCGGCCATGCCGCAGCTGCCGCTGTACGCGGTGATCGCGCTGTACACGGTGGCCGACCGGGCGGGGGAGCGGCAGCGCTGGACGGTGCTGGCGGTGACCGTGGTCGCCAACGTCGTGGGTACGCACTCGCCGAACGGCGCGCTGTTCTCGCTGCTCACCTCGGTCGGGGCGTTCGTGTTCGGCTGCCTGGTGCGGGAGCTGCGCCGGCTGGCGGCGGTGGAGGCGGAGCGGGCCCGGGAGGCCGGGAGGCGGGCGGCCAGTGACGCGGCCCGCGCGGTGGTCGAGGAACGCGCCCGGATCGCCCGGGAGATGCACGACATCCTGGCGCACGCCGTCTCGCTGATGGTGATCCAGGCCGAGGCGGGACCGTTGGTGGTGCGCAGCGATCCGGACCGGGCGGTGAAGACCTTCGACACCATCGCCGATGCCGGGCGGGACGCCATGGGTCAGCTGCGGCGGGTCCTCGGGGTGCTGAAGGAGGACGGCGCGGTGCCGGAGCTGGCGCCGCAGCCGCGGCTGGCCGAACTGCCCGTGCTGGCCGAGCGGGTGCGCCGGGCCGGGGTGGTCGTCGAGCTGGAACTCGACGAGCGGGTCGGGCCGCTGCCGGCCGGGGTGGAGGCGGCCGGCTACCGGATCGTGCAGGAGGCGCTGACCAACACGGTCAAGCACGCGGAGGCCGGCCGGATCGGGATCCGGGTGGTCCGGGAGGGGGCGGAGCTGGTGGTGCTGGTGTCCGACAACGGGCGCGGGGTGCGGGCGGACCGGGAGCCGGGCGTCTTCTCCGGCGGCCGGGGGCTGGTCGGCATCCGGGAGCGGGCGGCGGCCTGCGGCGGCCGGGCCGAGGCCGGTCCCGGACCGGGGGGCCGGGGGTTCCTGGTGAGTGCCCGGCTGCCGCTGGGCGGCGGGGAGGTGGTGGGGGCGTGA
- a CDS encoding response regulator transcription factor translates to MKPIRVVVADDQELVRAGFGMILDAQPDIEVVAEAADGAEAVEAVRAHGPDVLLLDVRMPVMDGLEAARRVCAEYPDTKVIMLTTFDIDDYVFDALYAGASGFLLKDVRRDDLAHGVRMVASGDALLAPSVTRRLIGEFAARRPGSGERPARPPSRLLEQLTARERETLVLLARGLSNAEIAAELVVSEHTVKTHVSNVLAKLGLRDRVHAVVFAYEAGAVVAGER, encoded by the coding sequence GTGAAGCCGATCAGGGTGGTCGTCGCGGACGACCAGGAGCTGGTGCGGGCCGGGTTCGGGATGATCCTGGACGCACAGCCGGACATCGAGGTGGTCGCCGAGGCGGCGGACGGGGCCGAGGCGGTCGAGGCGGTCCGTGCGCACGGACCGGACGTGCTGCTGCTGGACGTCCGGATGCCGGTGATGGACGGGCTGGAGGCGGCCCGGCGGGTGTGTGCCGAGTACCCGGACACCAAGGTGATCATGCTGACCACCTTCGACATCGACGACTACGTCTTCGACGCGCTGTACGCGGGGGCCAGTGGCTTCCTGCTCAAGGACGTCCGCCGGGACGACCTGGCGCACGGCGTCCGGATGGTGGCCTCCGGGGACGCGCTGCTGGCGCCCTCGGTGACCCGCCGGCTGATCGGCGAGTTCGCCGCCCGGCGTCCCGGCTCCGGAGAGCGCCCGGCCCGGCCGCCGTCCCGGCTGCTGGAGCAGCTCACCGCGCGTGAGCGGGAGACGCTGGTGCTGCTCGCCCGGGGGCTGTCCAACGCCGAGATCGCCGCCGAGCTGGTGGTGAGCGAGCACACGGTGAAGACCCATGTCAGCAATGTGCTGGCCAAGCTGGGGCTGCGGGACCGGGTGCACGCGGTGGTGTTCGCCTACGAGGCGGGCGCGGTGGTGGCCGGCGAACGCTGA
- a CDS encoding DUF2786 domain-containing protein, with the protein MGRRGQGGGGGGGDAGVLLDTAVRGVVTAPEEGLDLALDTGASLLAASAGSWPAVSRAALGHADTAVGRCWSAGWRPADLVRVVRRELKPVHLALAVDLIAAEGRRHPAAALDRRWQEQLRELEAEVWWPSDETYLSGFAQRHRLDRFALATALLELLRSWGRLPPIAPVGPAPGRAAHSAHSAHSARPEQRPRGPVAGEPRMLSRIRALLAKAESTDFPEEAEALTAKAQQLMAQHSIDEALLAVEGADPHAPGALRIGVDNPYEGPKTMLLDAVAAANRCRVVWAKEFGFCTVIGFDADLDGVELLYTSLLVQATHAMQQAGARQHLDGASRTKAFRQSFLVAYAARIRERLTEATERTTSAAAAGRHLREDGTAEQLVPDERLLPALKARTEAVDHEVGRMFPKLVSQRVRVSDGEGWVAGRAAADRASLRGGSGEIRG; encoded by the coding sequence GTGGGCAGGCGTGGACAGGGTGGCGGCGGCGGGGGCGGGGACGCCGGGGTGCTGCTGGACACGGCGGTGCGCGGGGTGGTGACGGCCCCCGAGGAGGGGCTGGACCTCGCGCTGGACACCGGCGCCTCGCTGCTGGCGGCCTCCGCCGGGTCGTGGCCGGCGGTGAGCCGGGCGGCGCTGGGCCACGCCGACACGGCGGTCGGCCGGTGCTGGTCGGCCGGCTGGCGCCCGGCGGACCTGGTGCGGGTGGTGCGGCGGGAACTGAAGCCGGTGCACCTGGCGCTCGCCGTGGACCTCATCGCCGCCGAGGGGCGCCGCCACCCGGCCGCCGCACTCGACCGCCGCTGGCAGGAGCAGCTGCGCGAGCTGGAGGCGGAGGTGTGGTGGCCCTCCGACGAGACGTACCTGTCCGGCTTCGCCCAGCGGCACCGGCTGGACCGGTTCGCGCTGGCCACCGCACTGCTGGAGCTGCTGCGCAGCTGGGGCCGGCTGCCGCCGATCGCCCCGGTCGGCCCCGCCCCCGGGCGGGCGGCCCACTCGGCGCACTCGGCGCACTCGGCGCGCCCGGAGCAGCGGCCGCGCGGCCCGGTGGCGGGCGAGCCCCGGATGCTGTCGCGGATCCGCGCCCTGCTGGCGAAGGCCGAGTCCACCGACTTCCCCGAGGAGGCCGAGGCGCTGACCGCCAAGGCCCAGCAGCTGATGGCCCAGCACAGCATCGACGAGGCACTGCTCGCCGTCGAGGGCGCCGACCCGCACGCCCCCGGCGCGCTGCGGATCGGGGTGGACAACCCGTACGAGGGCCCCAAGACGATGCTGCTGGACGCGGTGGCCGCGGCCAACCGCTGCCGGGTGGTGTGGGCGAAGGAGTTCGGCTTCTGCACCGTGATCGGCTTCGACGCCGACCTCGACGGCGTCGAGCTGCTGTACACCTCGCTGCTGGTGCAGGCCACTCACGCGATGCAGCAGGCCGGGGCCCGGCAGCACCTGGACGGGGCCTCCCGGACCAAGGCGTTCCGGCAGTCCTTCCTGGTCGCGTACGCGGCGCGGATCCGGGAGCGGCTGACCGAGGCGACCGAGCGGACGACCAGCGCCGCGGCGGCCGGCCGGCACCTGCGCGAGGACGGCACGGCGGAGCAGCTGGTGCCGGACGAGCGGCTGCTGCCGGCCCTGAAGGCGCGTACCGAGGCGGTGGACCACGAGGTCGGCCGGATGTTCCCCAAGCTGGTGTCGCAGCGGGTGCGGGTGAGCGACGGCGAGGGCTGGGTGGCGGGCCGGGCGGCGGCGGACCGGGCGTCCCTGCGCGGCGGTTCGGGGGAGATCCGCGGCTGA
- a CDS encoding ADP-ribosylglycohydrolase family protein: protein MRTSTETGYQDRVRGALLGGAVGDALGWPVEFQRLDQIRDRFGPDGVTGLPGGGLVAEVTDDTQMTLFTAEGLIRGFVRGWSGGGGSVPEAVHGAYRRWLLTQQQGAPDREPLPHPYDGWLLREPFLYARRAPGTACLTGVQYHPVFEAPVALGQPGPINAHSKGCGTVMRSAPFGLGRLGAEQAFGLAAQCAQLTHGHPTGYLAAGAFAALVERLAAGTEPWAAVGETVEQTREWPASKETVQALARAVRVAQESGPSAEAVERVGLGWIAEECLAIAVYCLLAGAEGAEGADGAEPARTALLLSVNHSGDSDSTGAVCGNLVGAAYGASGLPADWTEAVEGRETLLRTADDLLVLFGSREPGHPALGDRYPV from the coding sequence GTGAGGACGAGTACGGAGACGGGCTACCAGGACCGGGTGCGCGGCGCCCTGCTCGGCGGGGCGGTCGGGGACGCGCTGGGCTGGCCGGTGGAGTTCCAGCGGCTGGACCAGATCCGGGACCGCTTCGGACCGGACGGGGTGACCGGCCTGCCGGGCGGCGGACTGGTCGCCGAGGTCACCGACGACACCCAGATGACGCTCTTCACCGCCGAGGGCCTGATCCGCGGCTTCGTCCGGGGCTGGTCGGGCGGCGGCGGTTCGGTGCCGGAGGCGGTGCACGGCGCGTACCGCCGGTGGCTGCTCACCCAGCAGCAGGGCGCGCCCGACCGCGAGCCGCTGCCCCACCCGTACGACGGCTGGCTGCTGCGCGAGCCGTTCCTGTACGCGCGGCGGGCGCCCGGCACCGCCTGCCTGACCGGGGTGCAGTACCACCCGGTGTTCGAGGCGCCGGTGGCGCTGGGGCAGCCGGGCCCGATCAACGCGCACTCCAAGGGCTGCGGCACGGTGATGCGCTCGGCGCCGTTCGGCCTCGGCCGGCTGGGGGCGGAGCAGGCGTTCGGACTGGCCGCGCAGTGCGCGCAGCTGACCCACGGGCACCCGACCGGCTACCTGGCGGCCGGCGCCTTCGCGGCGCTGGTGGAGCGGCTGGCGGCCGGGACGGAGCCCTGGGCCGCGGTCGGCGAGACGGTGGAGCAGACCCGGGAGTGGCCGGCCTCGAAGGAGACGGTGCAGGCGCTGGCCCGGGCCGTACGGGTGGCCCAGGAGTCCGGGCCGTCCGCCGAGGCGGTGGAGCGGGTCGGCCTCGGCTGGATCGCCGAGGAGTGCCTGGCGATCGCGGTGTACTGCCTGCTGGCGGGCGCCGAGGGCGCCGAGGGCGCCGACGGCGCCGAGCCGGCCCGGACGGCGCTGCTGCTGTCGGTGAACCACTCCGGCGACAGCGACTCGACGGGCGCGGTCTGCGGCAATCTGGTCGGCGCCGCGTACGGCGCCTCGGGGCTGCCGGCCGACTGGACCGAGGCGGTGGAGGGGCGGGAGACGCTGCTGCGGACGGCGGACGACCTGCTGGTGCTGTTCGGCAGCCGGGAGCCGGGCCATCCGGCACTCGGGGACCGCTACCCGGTCTGA
- a CDS encoding serpin family protein gives MSATTVRTRRPAVLLLCCAALLTACGSTGGGTGVVRADPPSLPPADPAAVAATASATAAFGLDLLHALTVEPGAAERNLVLSPSGLATVLAMVLPGARGTTAEQLAEALHTGLTPKQYALATGALNRAGAPGGKGGAVLRRSDDVWAQRDFPLDPHYLGVLAAGFGTGVRTTDFRKDPEGARKAVNGVVEKATEGRIKDLFAEGQLNPDTRLALTDALYLKADWAHPFKAGRTTALPFHRLDGSAAPVPTMAGAESLRYAEGSGGILGEPWQAVELPYAGSTLAMDLIVPAQGGFAAFRQGLDQAQLDQVLGGLTERTVDLTLPKFRFDSGGELTPVLKALGVTAAFAEDADLSGIPGPGAAERLRIGPVVQKATVQVDEQGTVAAAGSGVGVEVAAAPAPRAPARLHIDRPFLFLVRDTASGLPLFLGQVTDPAA, from the coding sequence ATGTCCGCCACGACCGTCCGCACCCGCCGCCCGGCGGTGCTCCTGCTCTGCTGCGCGGCCCTGCTCACCGCCTGCGGCTCGACCGGCGGCGGGACCGGGGTGGTGCGGGCCGATCCCCCGTCGCTGCCGCCCGCCGACCCGGCGGCGGTCGCGGCCACCGCGTCGGCGACCGCCGCGTTCGGGCTCGACCTGCTGCACGCCCTCACCGTCGAACCCGGCGCGGCCGAACGGAACCTCGTGCTGTCGCCGTCCGGCCTGGCGACCGTGCTCGCCATGGTGCTGCCCGGGGCCCGGGGCACCACCGCCGAGCAGCTGGCCGAGGCCCTGCACACCGGGCTCACCCCCAAGCAGTACGCGCTCGCCACCGGCGCCCTGAACCGCGCCGGCGCGCCGGGCGGCAAGGGCGGGGCCGTGCTGCGGCGCTCCGACGACGTCTGGGCCCAGCGCGACTTCCCGCTCGACCCGCACTACCTCGGGGTGCTGGCCGCCGGCTTCGGCACCGGGGTGCGCACCACCGACTTCCGCAAGGACCCGGAGGGCGCCAGGAAGGCCGTCAACGGCGTCGTCGAGAAGGCCACCGAGGGCCGGATCAAGGACCTCTTCGCCGAGGGCCAGCTCAATCCGGACACCCGGCTGGCGCTCACCGACGCGCTGTACCTCAAGGCCGACTGGGCCCACCCGTTCAAGGCCGGACGGACCACGGCCCTGCCGTTCCACCGCCTCGACGGCTCCGCGGCGCCGGTGCCGACCATGGCCGGCGCCGAGTCGCTGCGCTACGCCGAGGGCTCCGGCGGCATCCTCGGCGAGCCCTGGCAGGCCGTGGAACTCCCGTACGCGGGAAGCACCCTGGCGATGGACCTGATCGTGCCCGCGCAGGGCGGCTTCGCCGCGTTCCGGCAGGGGCTGGACCAGGCGCAGCTGGACCAGGTTCTGGGCGGGCTCACCGAGCGGACGGTCGACCTCACCCTGCCGAAGTTCCGCTTCGACAGCGGGGGCGAGCTCACACCCGTGCTGAAGGCGCTCGGCGTCACCGCCGCGTTCGCGGAGGACGCCGACCTCTCCGGCATCCCCGGGCCGGGCGCCGCCGAACGGCTCCGGATCGGCCCGGTGGTGCAGAAGGCCACCGTCCAGGTGGACGAGCAGGGCACGGTCGCGGCGGCCGGCAGCGGCGTCGGGGTGGAGGTGGCGGCCGCGCCGGCGCCGCGGGCCCCGGCCCGGCTGCACATCGACCGGCCGTTCCTGTTCCTGGTCCGGGACACCGCGAGCGGGCTGCCGCTCTTCCTCGGCCAGGTCACCGACCCCGCGGCATAG
- a CDS encoding ADP-ribosylglycohydrolase family protein, with product MGDKATGALLGLAIGDALGKATEFSDVALIARQWPDWRRLPLPDDGLITDDTQMTLALARALRTALADGPLTPQTLEPPLRAEFLAWARSPENNRAPGMTCLRSCDRLASPGVRWQLATDVGSKGCGANMRVAPLGLVRGPTTAQLAGAAQLQSGLTHGHPTALAASELTAHAVRELAEGLPPAGLPAVLRAYALSRRGHYDAHWLDDLAAHAQDPTTEGFATRGWDECLAVLDRLDAALDAPDTEADPCLATGEGWIAEEALATGLLCFLLLPDDPVAAVRRAAYSSGDSDSIACLAGAFAGAHAGADAWPADWVERIEHRDELLEFGALWD from the coding sequence GTGGGCGACAAGGCGACGGGAGCACTGCTGGGGCTGGCGATCGGGGACGCGCTGGGCAAGGCCACCGAGTTCTCGGACGTCGCGCTGATCGCGCGGCAGTGGCCGGACTGGCGACGGCTGCCGCTGCCGGACGACGGGCTGATCACCGACGACACCCAGATGACGCTCGCCCTGGCCCGCGCCCTGCGCACCGCCCTGGCGGACGGGCCGCTCACCCCGCAGACCCTGGAGCCGCCGCTGCGCGCCGAGTTCCTCGCCTGGGCGCGCTCGCCGGAGAACAACCGTGCCCCCGGCATGACCTGTCTGCGCTCCTGCGACCGGCTCGCCTCGCCCGGGGTGCGCTGGCAGCTCGCCACCGACGTCGGCTCCAAGGGCTGCGGCGCCAATATGCGGGTCGCCCCGCTCGGCCTGGTCCGCGGGCCGACGACGGCGCAGCTGGCCGGCGCGGCCCAGCTCCAGTCCGGCCTCACCCACGGCCACCCCACCGCGCTCGCCGCGAGCGAGCTCACCGCCCACGCCGTCCGCGAGCTCGCCGAGGGCCTGCCGCCGGCCGGACTGCCCGCCGTACTGCGCGCGTACGCGCTCTCCCGGCGCGGCCACTACGACGCGCACTGGCTCGACGACCTCGCGGCGCACGCCCAGGACCCCACCACCGAGGGCTTCGCCACCCGCGGCTGGGACGAGTGCCTGGCGGTGCTCGACCGGCTCGACGCCGCGCTCGACGCGCCGGACACCGAGGCCGATCCCTGCCTGGCCACCGGCGAGGGCTGGATCGCCGAGGAGGCCCTCGCCACCGGACTGCTCTGCTTCCTGCTGCTCCCGGACGACCCGGTGGCCGCCGTCCGCCGGGCCGCCTACTCCTCCGGGGACTCCGACTCGATCGCCTGCCTGGCCGGCGCCTTCGCCGGGGCCCACGCGGGCGCCGACGCCTGGCCGGCGGACTGGGTGGAGCGGATCGAGCACCGGGACGAACTGCTGGAGTTCGGCGCGCTCTGGGACTGA
- a CDS encoding cytochrome P450 has product MTTTAKFDPWSAAFVAHPYDAYAELRAQGPATYFGPTDQWLVPRYADVGALLRDRRLGRTYTHRFSHQEFGRPEPDPAHEPFHTLNDNGLLDLEAPDHTRIRRLVSKAFTPRMVEGLRPTVRRLAGELVDDLLAAGGGDLIAAVAEPLPVAVIAEMLGVPESDRHLLRPWSADITGMFELNPSEETARRAVTASTEFSDYLRALIRDRRTAPGTDLISALIQAQEGSDALSEQEMVSTCVLLLNAGHEATVNTTGNGWWALFRNPAELARLRADVDGLLPTAVEELMRWDTPLQMFERWVLEDIEIGGVTVPRGAEIALLFGSANRDPERFADPDRLDLGRTDNPHITFGAGIHFCLGAPLARLELTESYGTLLRRAPGLRLVREPEWRPGYVIRGLEELLVEV; this is encoded by the coding sequence ATGACGACGACGGCGAAGTTCGACCCCTGGTCCGCGGCGTTCGTGGCCCACCCCTACGACGCGTACGCCGAACTGCGCGCCCAGGGCCCGGCAACGTACTTCGGGCCCACCGACCAGTGGCTGGTCCCCCGCTACGCGGACGTCGGCGCGCTGCTGCGGGACCGCCGCCTCGGCCGCACCTACACCCACCGGTTCAGCCACCAGGAGTTCGGCCGGCCCGAACCCGACCCGGCGCACGAGCCGTTCCACACCCTCAACGACAACGGCCTGCTCGACCTGGAGGCCCCGGACCACACCCGGATCCGCCGCCTGGTCTCCAAGGCCTTCACCCCGCGCATGGTCGAGGGCCTGCGCCCGACCGTGCGGCGGCTGGCCGGCGAACTCGTCGACGACCTGCTCGCGGCCGGCGGCGGCGACCTGATCGCCGCCGTCGCCGAGCCGCTGCCGGTCGCCGTGATCGCCGAGATGCTCGGCGTCCCGGAGTCCGACCGGCACCTGCTGCGCCCCTGGTCCGCCGACATCACCGGGATGTTCGAGCTCAACCCGTCCGAGGAGACCGCCCGCCGGGCCGTCACCGCGAGCACCGAGTTCTCCGACTACCTCCGCGCCCTGATCCGCGACCGCCGCACCGCCCCCGGCACCGACCTGATCAGCGCGCTGATCCAGGCCCAGGAGGGCTCCGACGCGCTCAGCGAGCAGGAGATGGTCTCCACCTGCGTCCTGCTGCTCAACGCCGGCCACGAGGCCACCGTCAACACCACCGGCAACGGCTGGTGGGCGCTGTTCCGCAACCCCGCCGAACTCGCCCGGCTGCGCGCCGACGTGGACGGGCTGCTGCCTACCGCCGTCGAGGAGCTGATGCGCTGGGACACCCCGCTGCAGATGTTCGAGCGCTGGGTCCTGGAGGACATCGAGATCGGCGGCGTGACCGTCCCGCGCGGCGCCGAGATCGCCCTGCTCTTCGGCTCCGCCAACCGGGACCCCGAGCGCTTCGCCGACCCCGACCGCCTCGACCTCGGCCGCACCGACAACCCGCACATCACCTTCGGCGCCGGAATCCACTTCTGTCTCGGTGCGCCCCTTGCCAGACTGGAGCTCACCGAGTCCTACGGCACCCTGCTCCGCCGCGCCCCGGGCCTGCGGCTGGTCCGCGAGCCCGAGTGGCGCCCCGGCTACGTGATCCGCGGGCTGGAGGAACTGCTGGTCGAGGTGTGA
- a CDS encoding protein phosphatase 2C domain-containing protein: MNPHEGPPSAGQVPEPGPEHAPTRKDDPFEVNTPVYEDWDLKPPEPAPAPAPAPADAVVGPVVTPGRVTPEDFLPRPIGQGPAAVRGPWPDPVSPLGGPVGPVGPPAATPPAGTTGTTAPEAPTGTTTAGAPGTTAGTGAAPVVRPASFRTPGPLAHVGRKAPAYPAEPTDIPTVRGGDLYGVLLPDTVVDGGRFGAITVRAASVRGDSHRYAAECRQDAALVVRAGRLLLVAVADGVGSQPHSHHGSNGIVRLLAKHVLPRADTLLDLLRTGAAAEFDDLTSRLVAAAAAELAREAERFGHPPKTWSTTLRALLAAADPAVPARGFVAVGDGGLLRLRANRWENLDADGDGADGTGTLISTRTDCLPQAYDRARTALITDTRPGDVLVLCTDGLALPLVKEPELREFLGGRWGREVPGLAEFLWQAQVRVRSYDDDRSVVCLWEAPV, translated from the coding sequence ATGAATCCGCACGAGGGTCCGCCGTCGGCCGGCCAGGTGCCCGAGCCCGGGCCGGAGCACGCGCCGACCCGCAAGGACGACCCGTTCGAGGTCAACACCCCGGTCTACGAGGACTGGGACCTCAAGCCGCCGGAGCCCGCGCCGGCCCCGGCACCCGCGCCCGCCGACGCCGTCGTGGGGCCCGTCGTCACCCCGGGGCGGGTGACGCCCGAGGACTTCCTGCCGCGACCGATCGGCCAGGGCCCGGCCGCGGTCCGGGGTCCCTGGCCGGACCCGGTGTCGCCGCTCGGCGGGCCGGTCGGGCCGGTCGGACCGCCCGCCGCCACGCCCCCGGCCGGGACGACCGGGACGACCGCGCCCGAGGCGCCCACCGGGACCACCACCGCCGGCGCCCCCGGCACCACCGCCGGCACCGGCGCCGCCCCGGTCGTACGGCCGGCGTCGTTCCGAACCCCGGGACCGCTCGCCCACGTCGGCCGCAAGGCCCCCGCATATCCCGCCGAACCGACCGACATCCCCACCGTCCGCGGCGGCGACCTCTACGGCGTCCTGCTGCCCGACACCGTCGTGGACGGCGGCCGGTTCGGCGCGATCACCGTCCGGGCCGCCTCCGTCCGCGGCGACTCCCACCGCTACGCGGCCGAGTGCCGGCAGGACGCCGCCCTGGTCGTCCGGGCCGGCAGGCTGCTGCTGGTCGCGGTCGCCGACGGCGTGGGCTCCCAGCCCCACTCCCACCACGGCTCCAACGGCATCGTCCGGCTGCTGGCCAAGCACGTCCTGCCGCGGGCGGACACCCTGCTGGACCTGCTGCGGACCGGCGCGGCGGCGGAGTTCGACGACCTGACGAGCCGGCTCGTCGCCGCCGCGGCCGCGGAACTCGCCCGGGAGGCCGAGCGGTTCGGGCATCCGCCGAAGACCTGGTCGACCACCCTCCGGGCGCTGCTGGCAGCGGCCGACCCGGCGGTCCCGGCCCGGGGCTTCGTCGCGGTCGGCGACGGCGGACTGCTGCGCCTGCGCGCGAACCGCTGGGAGAACCTGGACGCCGACGGGGACGGCGCGGACGGCACGGGCACCCTGATCAGCACCCGGACGGACTGCCTCCCGCAGGCGTACGACCGCGCCCGGACCGCGCTGATCACCGACACCCGCCCCGGTGACGTCCTGGTGCTCTGCACCGACGGGCTCGCCCTCCCGCTGGTCAAGGAGCCCGAGCTGCGGGAGTTCCTCGGCGGGCGCTGGGGCCGCGAGGTGCCGGGCCTGGCCGAGTTCCTCTGGCAGGCCCAGGTCCGGGTGCGCAGCTACGACGACGACCGCTCGGTCGTCTGCCTCTGGGAGGCGCCGGTATGA
- a CDS encoding VWA domain-containing protein, whose protein sequence is MQILPFYAVCDESSSMTPHIDTLNKALFSLHQEISTNPTVADKTRFGLIGFSTDAHELQPLVDLSDLEELPALEASGLTSFGRVFELLGRAIERDVRELKAEGHDVYRPVVFFLSDGEPTDTDWEQPYQDLLAAAFRPHIIAFGIGQADRTVIARVATFKAFMQEDGDADVAPALREFAASLTRSIVRSVSGATAAGTGMSLQVDDQVSGFTAVSLDKL, encoded by the coding sequence GTGCAGATCCTCCCGTTCTACGCCGTCTGCGACGAGTCCTCGTCCATGACCCCGCACATCGACACCCTCAACAAGGCGCTGTTCAGCCTCCACCAGGAGATCAGCACCAACCCGACCGTCGCCGACAAGACCCGGTTCGGGCTGATCGGCTTCTCCACCGACGCCCACGAGCTGCAGCCGCTGGTCGACCTGAGCGACCTCGAGGAACTGCCGGCCCTGGAGGCCTCCGGCCTGACCTCCTTCGGCAGAGTCTTCGAGCTGCTCGGCCGGGCGATCGAGCGGGACGTGCGGGAGCTGAAGGCGGAGGGCCACGACGTCTACCGTCCGGTGGTCTTCTTCCTCTCCGACGGCGAGCCGACCGACACCGACTGGGAGCAGCCCTACCAGGACCTGCTCGCCGCCGCGTTCCGGCCGCACATCATCGCCTTCGGCATCGGTCAGGCCGACCGGACGGTGATCGCGCGGGTCGCGACCTTCAAGGCCTTCATGCAGGAGGACGGGGACGCCGACGTGGCGCCCGCGCTGCGGGAGTTCGCGGCCAGCCTGACCCGGTCGATCGTGCGCTCGGTGAGCGGGGCGACCGCCGCCGGCACCGGTATGAGCCTCCAGGTCGACGACCAGGTGTCCGGCTTCACCGCCGTCTCGCTCGACAAGCTCTGA